Proteins from one Diorhabda carinulata isolate Delta chromosome 10, icDioCari1.1, whole genome shotgun sequence genomic window:
- the LOC130898961 gene encoding ionotropic receptor 75a-like, whose protein sequence is MVNDFVLKLQGPVKLNAFICWSRENKLLLWKELSSNNVPCDIQNPNKNISYYFPPEHQIFFIDMSCNGTKMVLEQGNQMDLFKQPFRWIILSDGDYEDFKNYYYRLDSQIFVVENLEKENYVYKIKALYKVSKDSSEFLENDIARWNSKQGFFKYDELSFSRNRTNLKGLNLNISYVVTNSDTYKHLEDYRNTHIDPLSKLNWLIMKYLLVILNATSTPIFDTTWGYRDSNTSKFTGMIGDLQSDRAEIGGTALFFTIDRIDVIEYVAPSAPTYAKFIFRAPPLSYVSNVFTLPFDTDVWYSCFGLVPLIFIVIYIIVKWEWKDPTFREKVQENNSNSVVPLRPGFFDVLVMELGAVTQQGAESEPKSNAGRIATIFAFIATMFLYTSYSANIVAILQSTTESIKTLEDLLNSRISLGVEDIVYSHYYFKTADEPIRKAIYQQKIAPKGQKPNFMTMQEGISRVQKGFFAFHVEVSSGYKMIGNTFQESEKCSLKEIVFINLIEPWVSIKKGSAYKEIIKVGLRKILENGIQRRDTNRIYTKKPVCQSKGSNFGSAGILDCYAAFLIFASGVIFSLILLIFEILAIKKMKSRETNANMSY, encoded by the exons ATGGTAAATGATTTCGTTTTAAAATTACAGGGCCCTGTTAAACTTAATGCATTCATTTGTTGGTCACGAG aaaataaattactgCTTTGGAAAGAATTGTCATCAAATAACGTCCCTTGCGATATTCAGAACCCAAATAAAAACATATCGTACTATTTTCCACCAgaacatcaaatattttttattgatatgagTTGCAACGGTACGAAAATGGTACTAGAACAA GGTAATCAAATGGATCTATTTAAGCAACCCTTTAGATGGATTATACTGTCCGACGGCGATTATGaggattttaaaaattattattacagattGGACAGTCAAATTTTTGTCgtggaaaatttagaaaaagaaaattacgtATACAAAATTAAAGCTTTGTATAAAGTGTCGAAAGATTCTTCGGAATTTCTGGAAAATGATATAGCTCGATGGAATTCCAAACAAGGATTTTTTAAATACGATGAACTTTCATTTTCGAGGAATAGAACAAATTTGAAAggattgaatttgaatatttcttacGTGGTTACTAATTCCGATACATATAAACACCTAGAAGATTACAG AAATACCCATATCGATCCATTATCCAAATTAAATTGGttgataatgaaatatttgttggtTATTTTAAACGCCACTTCTACCCCTATATTTGATACAACTTGGGGTTACAGAGACAGTAATACTAGCAAATTTACTGGAATGATTGGAGATTTACAATCAGATAGAGCTGAAATTGGAG GCACAgctttatttttcactattgaCCGAATAGACGTGATAGAATACGTAGCACCGAGTGCTCCAACTTACGCTAAATTCATCTTCAGAGCTCCCCCTCTATCGTACGTATCGAACGTGTTCACTTTACCGTTCGATACCGACGTTTGGTACAGCTGTTTCGGTTTAGTACCGCTGATTTTCATAGTAATTTATATAATAGTAAAATGGGAATGGAAAGATCCTACTTTTCGAGAAAAAGtacaagaaaataattcgaATTCGGTGGTGCCTTTGAGACCGGGGTTTTTCGATGTTTTGGTGATGGAATTGGGTGCGGTGACGCAACAGGGGGCGGAATCCGAACCTAAAAGTAACGCCGGTCGTATAGCTACAATATTCGCTTTTATAGCTACCATGTTTTTATATACTTCTTATTCGGCTAATATAGTCGCCATTTTACAAAGCACAACGGAGAGTATTAAAACTTTAGAAGATTTGTTAAATTCTAGAATTTCGTTAGGGGTTGAAGATATTGtttattctcattattatttcaag ACTGCAGATGAACCTATTAGAAAagcgatttatcaacaaaaaatcgCACCTAAAGGACAAAAACCGAATTTCATGACAATGCAGGAAGGGATCAGTAGAGTGCAAAAGGGTTTTTTCGCTTTCCACGTAGAAGTTTCTTCCGGTTATAAAATGATAGGAAATACTTTCCAGGAAAGTGAAAAATGTAGTTTGAAAGAAATCgtgtttataaatttgataGAACCATGGGTCTCTATTAAGAAAGGATCTGcttataaagaaattattaaagtGGG tttgagaaaaattctggaaaatggAATACAAAGACGTGATACGAATAGAATTTACACTAAAAAACCGGTTTGTCAAAGTAAGGGAAGTAATTTCGGAAGCGCCGGTATACTAGATTGTTATGCGGCATTTTTAATATTCGCCAGCGGGGTTATCTTCAGTttgattctattaattttcgaaattttggcaATAAAGAAGATGAAATCGAGAGAAACTAATGCTAATATGTCATACTAG
- the LOC130898965 gene encoding protein yellow → MFLKILIVVSVFCFSGAFAKLDEVFEWKQVKFEWPNEEAEKIAIENGDYVPENNLPLGLVRWKDKLFVTVPRWKHGVAATLNYILLNTTEKSPKFHPYPDWNANLLPKEGEDPVENQIVSVFRMKVDPCDRLWIMETGLADILGNPKLVIPPSIAIFDLNTDKLIKRYNLSETDIKGEDSFFANIIVDVTNETCDKAFAYIPDLGGYGIVVYSLAEDKSWRVKHNYFHFDPLKGDMTVGGVNFQWTDGVFGVALGPLNETTGFRTAYFHALASCNQFSVSTQVLKNEILATDPASFDLYQLEGIKDDKGQSSSSDFDVKTNVLFITQLQRDGIACWNPRTKLEPDNFPLVVQDHEKLIFTNDISIDAERNLWILSDRMPIFIYKQLDPNQINYRIMRIKIDDAIKDTACEA, encoded by the exons atgtttttaaaaattctaattgtCGTATCGGTATTTTGTTTTTCGGGTGCGTTCGCGAAACTTGACGAAGTTTTCGAATGGAAACAAGTGAAATTCGAATGGCCAAACGAAGAAGCTGAGAAAATAGCCATTGAAAACGGGGATTATGTACCGGAAAATAATTTACCGTTGGGATTGGTTAGGTGGAAGGATAAACTTTTCGTTACTGTTCCCAG ATGGAAGCATGGAGTGGCTGCAACTTTGAATTACATTCTACTCAATACAACAGAAAAATCACCTAAATTCCACCCTTATCCCGATTGGAACGCGAATCTACTTCCAAAAGAAGGAGAGGATCCAGTAGAAAACCAGATTGTATCAGTTTTTAGAATGAAAGTCGATCCTTGCGATCGTTTGTGGATAATGGAAACTGGTTTAGCAGATATTTTGGGTAATCCAAAGCTCGTTATTCCACCCTCTATCGCTATTTTCGATTTAAACACCGATAAGTTGATAAAAAGATATAATTTATCAGAAACTGACATCAAGGGAGAAGATTCGTTCTTCGCTAATATT atcGTAGATGTTACTAACGAAACATGTGACAAAGCTTTCGCCTACATCCCCGATTTAGGAGGATACGGTATAGTCGTATACTCCTTAGCCGAGGATAAATCGTGGAGAGTTAAGcacaattatttccattttgatCCGTTAAAAGGCGACATGACCGTCGGCGGAGTTAATTTCCAATGGACCGATGGAGTATTCGGAGTTGCGTTAGGACCATTAAACGAAACAACCGG TTTCAGAACGGCTTATTTCCATGCCTTGGCTAGTTGCAATCAATTTTCCGTTAGTACGCAAGTTCTAAAGAACGAAATCTTGGCAACTGATCCAGCGTCGTTTGATTTATATCAA TTGGAAGGTATCAAAGATGATAAAGGACAATCTTCATCATCAGATTTCGATGTGAAAACCAACGTTTTATTCATAACGCAGCTACAAAGAGATGGTATAGCCTGCTGGAACCCCAGAACTAAACTCGAACCTGATAATTTCCCATTGGTAGTTCAAGatcatgaaaaattgattttcactAACGATATTTCG aTCGATGCCGAAAGGAATCTCTGGATTCTATCGGATCGAAtgccaatttttatttacaaacaatTAGATCCGAATCAAATCAATTATAGAATAATGAGAATTAAAATCGATGATGCAATCAAAGACACTGCCTGTGAAGCTTGA